One genomic segment of Choristoneura fumiferana chromosome Z, NRCan_CFum_1, whole genome shotgun sequence includes these proteins:
- the Su(P) gene encoding prostaglandin E synthase Su(P): MWRPSFTIFRKLVIPSLKENVNLAKIYYSTKGRLPRSTAKLTLISASVGVLVGAGYGGYTHYKINAKKQSAPIENQEYTFLKEAPQYTPQYRIINESDTSNLQLVLFQYRTCPFCCKVRAYLDSRGISYDVVEVDAVLRQAIKWSGYKKVPILLAKVDGGYQQLMDSSAIVSVLETFMRDKSSQLQDVVKFYPITKFFNDEGKEITDVTNKYFIMHNAVVLDQQERTAEAEEREWRQWADRVLVHTLSPNVYRTASEALETFKWFEKVGGWKESFPSWECSLMVYGGAAAMWIIAKRLKARHHLKDDVRQSLYDAANEWTGALKKKGTKFLGGGQPNLADVAVYGVLSSIEGCQAFQDLRNHSDIGVWYDDIKNTIGRRQGKVIANQA; encoded by the exons atgtggcGTCCATCTTTTACTATATTTCGCAAGTTGGTCATTCCATCTTTGAAAGAGAATGTTAATTTGgctaaaatatattattctacTAAGGGCCGGCTTCCAAGGTCCACAGCAAAGTTAACCCTAATAAGTGCGAGTGTTGGTGTCTTAGTCGGTGCTGGTTACGGGGGCTATAcgcattacaaaataaatgctAAAAAGCAGTCGGCTCCTATAGAGAATCAAGAATACACTTTTCTCAAAGAAGCTCCGCAGTACACGCCTCAATACAga ATAATTAACGAGTCGGACACGAGTAATTTGCAGCTAGTTCTGTTTCAATACCGCACTTGCCCCTTTTGTTGCAAAGTACGGGCATACCTAGATTCACGGGGCATTAGTTATGATGTTGTTGAAGTTGATGCTGTTCTCCGTCAAGCAATTAAATGGTCAGGATACAAAAAAGTGCCCATTTTGCTGGCTAAAGTTGATGGTGGATATCAG caaCTCATGGATAGTTCAGCAATAGTCTCTGTACTTGAAACATTCATGAGAGACAAAAGCTCACAGCTTCAAGATGTTGTGAAGTTTTATCCCATAACAAAGTTTTTTAATGATGAAGGAAAGGAAATAACtgatgtaacaaacaaatactttattatgcataatGCTGTAGTGCTGGACCAGCAGGAAAGAACAGCGGAAGC AGAAGAACGTGAATGGCGTCAATGGGCTGACCGAGTGCTCGTCCATACTCTGTCTCCAAATGTGTATCGTACTGCCAGCGAAGCCCTGGAAACCTTTAAGTGGTTTGAAAAAGTTGGTGGCTGGAAGGAATCATTCCCAAGCTGGGAGTGCTCTCTGATGGTCTATGGTGGGGCTGCAGCTATGTGGATCATAGCTAAAAGACTCAAGGCTAG ACATCACTTGAAGGACGACGTTCGTCAGTCTCTTTACGACGCTGCCAATGAATGGACCGGAGCTCTAAAGAAAAAAGGCACCAAATTTTTGGGAGGCGGTCAGCCAAATCTCGCCGATGTTGCTGTGTATGGCGTCCTAAGCAGCATTGAAGGATGCCAAGCTTTCCAAGACCTTAGAAACCATTCTGATATAGGAGTGTGGTATGATGACATCAAGAACACTATAGGCAGGCGGCAAGGAAAAGTTATTGCAAATCAAGCTTAA